The window GGTGGGCGGCGGCGGGCCGGCCGGCGCGCGGGGAACGGCGCTTCTCCGCTCGCTGGGTCCCTCGCCTTCCCCGCAGGATATTCTGCGTGCCCTGGGAAGCTGACCATATCACCCTGGTATCATGGAGACACGCATGGATAAGTTGGAACGCTATAAAAAGGGGCTGATGCCCCTGCCGAAAACCAATCGTTTATGGCCCTTGTATGGGGCCGGCTTTGAGAACCTGGGCCTGAACGACCAGCCCATCGAGGTGCCGATGCCGGCCTTCGGGCCGGATGAACTGCTCGTGCGGCACGATGCCTGCGGCCTCTGCTTCTCCGATATCAAGGTCATTACACTCGGCGAGGAACATCCCCGCATTTACCGCAACATGCGCGAGAACCCGGTGGTGCTCGGCCATGAGGTCTGCATGACCGTGGTGGGCGTCGGGGAAAACCTCCGTCAGCAGTACCGCATCGGCGATCGCTTTGTCATCCAGGCAGATATTTATGTCAAGGGCGTGGGGTACGCTTACGGGTACGAGATTCAGGGCGGCCTGTCCCAGTACAACGTCATTGACCAGCGCATCCTGAACGGCGACCACGGCAATTATCTTATCCCTGTCCAGCCGGACACCGGTTACGCCGAGAGCGCCCTGACAGAACCGTGGGCATGTGTGGTGGCGGCGTACCATCTCACGTACCGCACCGCGCCCCGGCCGGCCGGCGTTATGTGGGTCATCGGCTCACCCAGCGCACCTTCCCTGCCCTATACCTTCAGCGCCGGCTTCGACGCCGCCGGCCATCCCCGCCAGCTCATGCTGACGAACGTGCCGGAGGAATTCGCCGGCTGGCTGCGCCGGCGCGCTGCAGAGCTGGACATCCCCGTGCTGGAAGCGGCGGACCCTGCCAACCCTCCCCTCTCTCCCGTGGATGACATCATCCTGCTGGGTGCGGAGCCGGAACTCATCGAACGGGCCAGCCCGCATTTGAGCGACTTCGGCGTGTTCGTCATCATCGCCCATCATCCCCTGCCGCGCAAGGTGGCGGTGGACGTGGGCCGCATTCATTACAACCGCTGGCTGTACGTGGGCGGTGCGGGGCCGGATATCGCACAAGCCTATCTGCCGGCCGTGCGCTCTGCGCTGAAGCCGGGGGGCCGCGCCTGGTTCGTCGGCGCCGGCGGCCCCATGGGACGCATGCACGTCCAACATGCCCTGCAACAGAGGCCAACCCCTTCGGTCATCGTCTGCACGGAGCGCAACGCCCGCCGGCGGGCCGATTTGTGGGAGACCTTCCACGCAGAAATGGAAGCGCTGGGGATCCACTTTGTCCTCATCAATCCCGAGGACCCGCAGGATTTCTCCGCCGGCATGGCGCCCTTCGCCGGCACAGGCTTCGACGATATCATCGTCCTGGCGCCGGTGGCCTCGATCATCGAGGGGGCGGCGGAGTACCTGGCGAAAGGCGGGACGATGAATATCTTCGCCGGCGTGCCGCGCGGCACAATGGCCCAGCTCGACCTCAGCCCGATCTACCTGCACGGCTCGCGCATCATCGGCCATTCCGCCTCCAGCATTGACGACCTGCGCCTGATGCTCCATGAGACAGAGGCCGGCGTCCTCTCG of the Anaerolineae bacterium genome contains:
- a CDS encoding alcohol dehydrogenase catalytic domain-containing protein, whose translation is MDKLERYKKGLMPLPKTNRLWPLYGAGFENLGLNDQPIEVPMPAFGPDELLVRHDACGLCFSDIKVITLGEEHPRIYRNMRENPVVLGHEVCMTVVGVGENLRQQYRIGDRFVIQADIYVKGVGYAYGYEIQGGLSQYNVIDQRILNGDHGNYLIPVQPDTGYAESALTEPWACVVAAYHLTYRTAPRPAGVMWVIGSPSAPSLPYTFSAGFDAAGHPRQLMLTNVPEEFAGWLRRRAAELDIPVLEAADPANPPLSPVDDIILLGAEPELIERASPHLSDFGVFVIIAHHPLPRKVAVDVGRIHYNRWLYVGGAGPDIAQAYLPAVRSALKPGGRAWFVGAGGPMGRMHVQHALQQRPTPSVIVCTERNARRRADLWETFHAEMEALGIHFVLINPEDPQDFSAGMAPFAGTGFDDIIVLAPVASIIEGAAEYLAKGGTMNIFAGVPRGTMAQLDLSPIYLHGSRIIGHSASSIDDLRLMLHETEAGVLSPNASVAAVGSLSAAKEGLKAVVESRFPGKIVIFPNIKEFPLTGLPDLKHVLPTVYARLKNGREWTVEAEDEFLRILLPEE